From the Methanomicrobia archaeon genome, one window contains:
- the rpoP gene encoding DNA-directed RNA polymerase subunit P (DNA-dependent RNA polymerase catalyzes the transcription of DNA into RNA using the four ribonucleoside triphosphates as substrates): protein MGYYCLRCKREVEIHEENYQGVRCPYCGYRALEKERPTVVVKKLKAI from the coding sequence ATGGGCTACTACTGCTTGCGCTGCAAGCGCGAGGTAGAGATTCATGAGGAGAACTACCAGGGCGTCCGCTGCCCTTACTGCGGCTATCGCGCGTTGGAGAAAGAACGCCCCACCGTCGTCGTGAAGAAGTTAAAAGCGATCTGA
- a CDS encoding 50S ribosomal protein L37ae — protein MARKQKGKKGKKTKSAGRFGVRYGRKIRRAIVSIEERTRAAHTCPSCEQPSVRRIGTGIWQCRKCGYTFTGGTYIPHTAPGISAKRTVSRILERSPELTVEREAKSGGD, from the coding sequence ATGGCAAGGAAGCAGAAGGGAAAGAAGGGTAAGAAGACGAAATCCGCGGGCAGGTTCGGTGTTCGGTACGGTCGTAAGATCCGGCGAGCGATTGTCTCGATCGAGGAGCGAACCCGAGCTGCGCATACGTGCCCGAGCTGTGAGCAGCCGTCAGTACGTCGGATCGGAACGGGCATCTGGCAGTGCAGAAAATGCGGCTATACCTTCACCGGTGGGACCTACATCCCGCATACCGCACCGGGAATATCAGCAAAGCGGACGGTGAGCCGAATTCTGGAACGTTCGCCTGAACTTACGGTAGAGCGCGAGGCGAAATCGGGGGGCGACTAG